aagacaaatcgattaacgTAAGAATACGaacacgcgtttggtctctagtgtgccacaaagcaacacacacacatacatacatatatagactgATCATTTCCACTCCTATGTGTCGGGCTGTCTGGTAAAAAGTGTCAGGGGCTGTAGACTATCAGTTTCATACCATACGTACCTGTAACATAagtgtattttttgttattctgtattttgttatttgttatagAAAATAGCTGATTTTGGTTTAGCAACGCAATTAACACGACCAGATGAAAAACATATGACAATGTGTGGTACACCAAATTACATATCTCCAGAGGTAGTATCGCGTAGTTCTCATGGATTGGAGGTTGATGTATGGGGTCTTGGTTGTatgttatatacaattttagttGGTCGACCACCGTTCGATACACAAGCAGTAAAATCAACATTAACACGTGTTGTCATGGCTGATTATGAAATTCCACAATATTTATCATCAGAGGCTAAACATTTAATtgatagtttattaaaaaagaatccAAAAGATCGAATTAAATTGGATCAGATAATAAATCATCCGTTTATGAAACGATATGAGAATTTAACGAATCCAACAAGTGGGGCCAGTGCTGGAACATCTTCTGATAGTGGTGTTCACACAATGTCTACAAATAGTTCAAGACCACCGTTATCGAATCGTAATACATTTGAAGATAATAACAGTttacaacataattttaaagttcctctgtaagtatgtttgtatgtttgtattttttttttcattttaccacCTTTTATCATTTTAGAGTGATAGTCTCTATACTtggcatcactgtttaccactttaaaaaaaaaaagcatttcacTCACTGGGACTAAAAACATCATTGCCAGTATTATGCGCAACCAACGCCTGGAAACTCCCGTTTTGGATAGGTCAAAATTTGGTTGCGAATGCGCCCAAATTTACGGGGCTTATGAAATCTCACGAAAAATTTCATACCTTAAGTCTCGCAACTACgataatctaaaattaaataaaaataaaaatgaaatcctATGACTTATTTGTACATTTATGACTTTCAAGGACCAAAAAACTCGTgttgacaattttttaaattgtcgtaTTTATCTCCGCTACTTTTGAAGGGGCTCCGCAAATATTTGTCCATATGCTTCGTGCAGAATCTCTTAAAAACATACGGCAATGAGAAAGATGACCCACGAATCACCCTTTAAAATTGATAACCGAAGAATGAATTGAGGTGGCCTATATATTCTCTAGTGCGTTTACTTTCTGTTAGATCATTTATCTAGAAAGTGTTCGATAATGAGGGGTTCCCATGCCCAGAAGCCTGAACTAATTCACTCTTAAAGTTAAATTTCCAAATGAATAGTAAGTTGCTAAGTtactaaaatgattattttcattttatgtaacatcaatttatttaaagggaaggttattatttattaaataattcataaacttcaaaatttttaatggtgtttgttgctttttttaaaaaaatttttcgtaattttatacatcaagtattttataattcGTACAGTACCATCGAGAAGAAAGTCACGCAAAATTCACCGTTCTATCCAAATACAAATCGTCGACATTTAAGTAATTGCAGTGAACCAACAAACGCATCAAATTCTCCAGTTGTAGTACCACCAACGTTTAATTCATTACCATCTGATAATCGAAATGATATGACCACAAATGATATACCAGGATTGTCagcaatcattaaaaaatatgggAAGGAATACCCTGGAAAATTTACAAAAGCTTCGTACACGAATCAAGAATCGTCTGACTATGGAGCTTTATTTAGCAAAGGGGCAGACTACGAAAAAGGAAAATTCTCACCACCATTACAAACGATTTCATTATTATCTCAAGACAATCTACAGCAAGATCAAGAAAACAATGTTTCCTCGTGCTCAGTATTGTCCGGCTTAAAACAACCACAACAAAcgcattttttaaatcaatttgtacaaaatacacGACCGGACGATCCAGGGGGCGGAGCAATGAAACGTTCATTACATGAAGATAGAGAAGCGCCATTATTTCACGCAAATCAGGATTATGTTAATAATGATTTGATTAAAAGATTGCATGATATGTTACAAAGAGATCCCTATCCAAAATTAACACCAACGGAAGATTTGTTAAAAGGTAATTCGTATGAAAGATCTaccgataaattttattatcaatctGATATGCAAGAGTTATTTAAGACACCTGCTGCACAATATTTAAATAGAGATGAAATTCTTACGAATAGATCACGTGATCATCCATTTGAAACTCCACCGTTATCTCAACCGCGTGACATCTCACCTCCTGAACAACTATTTGAAACACCACACAGACGATATGAAAATATTGAGCGAAATGTTCGCGAATTTAATAAACTACCAACGAAAGAAGATATAACAGTTTCGAAAACCATTCAAGTGCCTCCATTAAATACCACTCGACTTTTACCAACaagacataaaacaaaaaatgctaTTTTAAGCTTGCTAAGCAGTGGGGAAGTCTGTTTAgaattctttaaatacaaagCAAAACTTAAAGAGGAACGTGTTATGGATGTATATAGAATATCTGGAGATGGTTTACGAATTGTTGTTTATCAACCGGGGAATGGACAAGGTGTAGTTCCCGGTAATGAACCACCACCGTTACCAAAATCAGGAACAGATTCCATTTTTAGTTATGAAAATTTACCACAAAAACATGCAAAGAAATATATGTATGCATCAAGGTTTGTTGATTTGGTTCGAGCTAAAACaccaaaaattacatattacagTGAAAAAGCGAAATGTGTTTTAATGGAAAAGACGACGGAGTTTGAATCATGCTTTTACAAtggtaatttattttagtaaaagagAACTACTTTCATtggttttactttaaaatatttctagattttctttaaaaaaattgcatttattatgAAAGATAGTACGCTCAAAACTTACGTAATATAACGACATGTGTTGTGATCAGTGTTTGTCTAATACACACCCTACTAGGATGGgtctgttttttttgttaaccctgcgattgcgttcattcactgattcACAGGTTGGCCGTGCCTTTAATGGGTCGAGTTAGGACGGGTCTACGGTTTTTTGGTGTATTCTGTGATCGTGTTTATCACTGATCCgcgggttggccatgcctttaatgggcaCTAGTTAACTCGCGTCTGCAGATTTTTTGGTTAACACTGGTATGTTTTTTTGCAGAGTTCGTCGGAGTTATAATGGCCGAATTGCTTTGGTATGTAACCCTATTAATTGTGTGAGCAAAATAAAATCCTCAGTGCTTAATATTATAGATCGTATAACAAGCTATTTAATCGGCGTTTGAAAAGTATGAGTTTATCAACTAGACGCACACAGtcttaattatgttaaaatgggaaataatacTTAACATTTATCGATCTGTGAGCAATCGTTATGTTTTTCTGACTGTCACTTTTCCCTCTAAAATCCATCGAGTACTTAACCCGCATAAATTATTGCGAAAGATAAATTTATGGTATATCTTGCTTGTAAAACGTTGGGTTTTTTTGGTCTCGTTTTGTCCCTACTTTCGCCAACAGGTTGGATTTATGTCATTGGAAGTATTAACCAATGAAACTAGTATCTTAATTGTTACATTTATTATGTGAAAATGTTACATGaataaacattatttcaaaatatatttttataggtaataaaataatattttcacaaaatgatGGTATCAAAATTACAAACACTGATGGAACAACGTTAACCTTTCCAAATGTAAATCAAgtattaaatttacaacaatttcAACAATCAATGTGGGCACATGCACAACAATGTTTAAAGTATTGTTACAAAATTGAAGAAACTTTAACCGACTTaagtaaaacattaaataataccGGATTTCCTGTAATTATTGGTCGACGTCCAACTTCGACTATTAATTCGAATGGTGATCATAATAGAAATggtaaagaaaataattggaCTTCGAATGTTGGACAAAATAGTAAACTATTAGTTAATAGTAAAACACCACCGGTTagttatattgtattattttgtgtctttatattgatttgtaaattatataaatattcaatattatcataaataaaagtttgattaagaagaaaaaatcgAATACATTGACCGGCAAATAATACGAATGGGTAGTGaagagattatttaaaaattaaaaatgtatgatttttaattactttgtaaaataaaactgattgttattttaatatgaattttatttgagagtatatataaatcaattaaatctaattaagtattaaatatcgaaatatgattttcattttcttattaaaacaaaataattaatcttgattttattaaaaaaatatgtatgcaATTTTTTGCCAGTCAGTGTATTCAAGGAGAGTCGTtagttaaatttgaaaaactgaacgagattgtatgaaaataaattttaaacaacaataatttgtagtttttaaataatacgtaaaaattttaatatttaaat
The Chrysoperla carnea chromosome 4, inChrCarn1.1, whole genome shotgun sequence genome window above contains:
- the LOC123299101 gene encoding serine/threonine-protein kinase PLK4 is translated as MKPIIGGFGDNIECYEVLNLLGKGGFASVYRAKCRKTGMEVAIKMIDKKLMQAAGMAGRVRQEVAIHSRLKHPAILELYTFFEDANYVYLVLELCHNGELQRYFKNHNKVVSEAEASLIMRQVVCGLRYLHSHNILHRDISLSNLLLSNDMQVKIADFGLATQLTRPDEKHMTMCGTPNYISPEVVSRSSHGLEVDVWGLGCMLYTILVGRPPFDTQAVKSTLTRVVMADYEIPQYLSSEAKHLIDSLLKKNPKDRIKLDQIINHPFMKRYENLTNPTSGASAGTSSDSGVHTMSTNSSRPPLSNRNTFEDNNSLQHNFKVPLTIEKKVTQNSPFYPNTNRRHLSNCSEPTNASNSPVVVPPTFNSLPSDNRNDMTTNDIPGLSAIIKKYGKEYPGKFTKASYTNQESSDYGALFSKGADYEKGKFSPPLQTISLLSQDNLQQDQENNVSSCSVLSGLKQPQQTHFLNQFVQNTRPDDPGGGAMKRSLHEDREAPLFHANQDYVNNDLIKRLHDMLQRDPYPKLTPTEDLLKGNSYERSTDKFYYQSDMQELFKTPAAQYLNRDEILTNRSRDHPFETPPLSQPRDISPPEQLFETPHRRYENIERNVREFNKLPTKEDITVSKTIQVPPLNTTRLLPTRHKTKNAILSLLSSGEVCLEFFKYKAKLKEERVMDVYRISGDGLRIVVYQPGNGQGVVPGNEPPPLPKSGTDSIFSYENLPQKHAKKYMYASRFVDLVRAKTPKITYYSEKAKCVLMEKTTEFESCFYNGNKIIFSQNDGIKITNTDGTTLTFPNVNQVLNLQQFQQSMWAHAQQCLKYCYKIEETLTDLSKTLNNTGFPVIIGRRPTSTINSNGDHNRNGKENNWTSNVGQNSKLLVNSKTPPMMSTFNESQFSATTSGDPIRSTHSPVITPRRVVIPDIGTAIQFASGEVQIRYPDGSLLSLDSSSNSNSVVKYKEMNGSVQQYESGQPIPDEVRFKLSQVPIVIQHLMHASNIQQFTTKTKTYR